In one Cottoperca gobio chromosome 12, fCotGob3.1, whole genome shotgun sequence genomic region, the following are encoded:
- the b3galt9 gene encoding putative UDP-GlcNAc:betaGal beta-1,3-N-acetylglucosaminyltransferase LOC100288842 encodes MLQCSLYKLRTHQWCFLLFNVLLFHALLFGADFVEEYLLQPTPGVYTDGMVVEVREKARKLDLSNARENISQAYPITNPDACRNSDLFLLTLVFSSTANITQRDAVRRTWANQTLIQGFPVRTLFFLGSTETSAAQKALMIESDLHGDMVQGHAVTDSSLRGPTERTVLALRWVIAFCPVARFVLLTKDSVFVNLPAIGGYLLGLHRHPEDLYLGRVIQRDSPDRDSNSPGYLPPALYPNKYLPEYCDGTAYVLSQDVVRKVYVASAAVRAPVPADVFVGICAQKSGVAPTHSARFSGEKHIHYNACCYRYLFSSAGMESHELDEVWADLGQKGGICSLIQTYKGLVTCKALTYLDKLPFFNSKGRVGSHG; translated from the coding sequence ATGCTCCAGTGTTCCCTGTACAAGCTGCGTACCCACCAGTGGTGTTTCCTGCTCTTCAACGTCCTCCTCTTCCATGCACTGTTGTTTGGGGCAGACTTTGTCGAGGAGTACCTCCTGCAGCCCACGCCGGGGGTCTACACTGATGGCATGGTTGTTGAAGTAAGAGAGAAAGCAAGGAAGCTAGACCTGAGCAACGCCAGGGAGAACATATCCCAGGCCTACCCCATCACTAACCCTGATGCCTGCAGAAACTCtgacctcttcctcctcactctGGTCTTCAGCTCCACAGCTAACATCACCCAAAGAGATGCAGTCAGGAGGACATGGGCCAACCAGACGCTCATCCAAGGCTTCCCAGTGCGGACACTGTTCTTCTTGGGATCAACTGAGACTTCCGCTGCACAAAAGGCCCTCATGATAGAGTCTGACCTCCATGGGGATATGGTGCAGGGTCATGCGGTGACTGACTCGTCCCTCCGTGGTCCAACAGAAAGGACAGTGCTGGCCCTCCGCTGGGTGATCGCCTTCTGTCCTGTGGCACGTTTTGTTCTGCTGACCAAAGACTCTGTGTTTGTCAACCTCCCCGCCATTGGAGGCTATCTACTCGGGCTGCACAGGCACCCTGAGGACCTTTATTTAGGGAGGGTGATCCAGAGAGACTCGCCTGACAGGGACTCCAACAGTCCTGGCTACCTGCCCCCGGCGCTCTACCCCAACAAGTACCTGCCTGAATACTGTGACGGGACGGCTTACGTTCTATCCCAGGATGTGGTCCGAAAAGTGTACGTAGCATCGGCAGCAGTCCGTGCGCCTGTGCCAGCTGATGTTTTTGTGGGCATTTGTGCTCAGAAGTCTGGTGTGGCACCGACCCACAGTGCCAGGTTCTCAGGGGAGAAACATATCCACTACAACGCCTGCTGCTACCGCTATCTGTTCAGCTCTGCAGGAATGGAGAGCCATGAACTGGATGAAGTGTGGGCAGACCTGGGGCAGAAGGGGGGGATATGTTCACTGATACAGACCTACAAAGGTCTGGTGACCTGCAAGGCCCTGACGTACCTGGATAAACTGCCCTTCTTCAACTCCAAGGGCCGCGTCGGATCACACGGTTGA
- the psmd5 gene encoding LOW QUALITY PROTEIN: 26S proteasome non-ATPase regulatory subunit 5 (The sequence of the model RefSeq protein was modified relative to this genomic sequence to represent the inferred CDS: deleted 1 base in 1 codon): MADSIETLLEEISGVEDPIEELQCLKTALLSIPLRALRDAVSGQRFNVIFSLLHSDDREQVDLCVVILERILMSLGPVALAQSYRVELQGGLTHPNETVKILALTQIGRIVEHPDAATEILNNHDLLGAVIRCIGEEKMAVAKQAIQSLSKLSHSKPGLDKLFQSDLLKVMKDVMATSDIIRYRIYELVVEISSKSPISLGYCAKSSFIAQLLGELTGKDVLIRATAIEMVTSLAQTQHGRKYLAQQGIMDKASNMIRGAETDSLSSLYLPGLVKFFGNLAIMDSPQQVCETYPIFQNKVFEMALDPDPAMIGVALDTLGLLGATVEGKQVFQKTGEKFKAVLLRMSQHASAGATELRVRSLDAISQLLTLQPEQQTEDLLALTESWFHLLSNQPMEMIRTISTQPFPELHCAAMSIFTAISTQLWGQKLMISTPSFMEFVLDRSAGQTKDAKDAKFELVRSLVGSSTAAEILGSQHYIRLKSYLREGPYYVSAVAAVCTERAE; encoded by the exons ATGGCGGATTCTATTGAGACTTTACTAGAAGAAATCTCCGGCGTTGAAGATCCAATCGAAGAGCTCCAGTGTTTAAAAACGGCGTTATTATCGATCCCTCTGCGGGCGCTGAGAGACGCAGTGAGCGGCCAGCGCTTCAATGTGATCTTCTCTCTGTTGCACTCAGACGACAG GGAGCAGGTTGATCTCTGCGTGGTCATCCTTGAACGCATCTTAATGTCCCTGGGCCCCGTGGCGCTGGCCCAGAGCTACAGAGTGGAGCTGCAGGGAGGCCTGACTCATCCGAATGAAACCGTTAAGATACTGGCCTTGACGCAG aTTGGGAGAATCGTGGAGCACCCCGACGCT GCCACAGAAATCCTCAACAACCACGACCTTCTTGGAGCGGTGATCCGCTGCATTGGAGAAGAGAAGATGGCCGTGGCCAAGCAG GCCATCCAGTCGCTGTCCAAACTGAGTCACTCCAAGCCGGGCTTAGACAAACTGTTCCAGAGCGACCTGCTGAAGGTTATGAAGGACGTGATGGCCACAAGTGACATCATCAGATACAGAATATATGAG CTGGTGGTGGAAATCTCGTCTAAATCTCCCATTTCCCTCGGTTACTGTGCCAAGAGCAGCTTCATCGCTCAGCTGCTTGGAGAACTCACAGGAAAGGATGTATTGATCCG AGCCACAGCCATTGAGATGGTGACCTCTCTCGCTCAGACTCAGCATGGCCGCAAGTATCTGGCCCAGCAGGGTATAATGGACAAAGCGTCCAACATGATCAGAGGAGCAGAGActgactctctctcctccctctaccTTCCTG GTTTGGTGAAGTTCTTTGGAAACTTGGCCATTATGGACAGCCCGCAGCAGGTTTGTGAAACGTACCCGATCTTCCAGAACAAAGTGTTTGAGATGGCTCTGGACCCGGACCCTGCGATGATCGGCGTGGCTCTGGACACGTTGGGCTTACTTGGAGCTACTGTGGAGGGGAAGCAGGTCTTTCAGAAAACAG GGGAAAAGTTCAAGGCTGTGCTTTTAAGAATGAGCCAGCACGCCAGCGCCGGAGCCACAGAGCTCAGAGTGCGCAGCTTGGACGCCATATCACAACTCCTCACTCTACAG CCCGAGCAGCAGACAGAAGACCTCTTGGCGCTGACTGAGTCCTGGTTCCACCTTTTGTCTAACCAGCCCATGGAGATGATCCGCACCATCAGCACGCAGCCGTTCCCAGAGCTGCATTGTGCAGCCATGAGCATCTTCACT gccaTTTCCACTCAGCTGTGGGGTCAGAAGTTAATGATCAGCACTCCCAGCTTCATGGAGTTTGTTTTGGATCGCTCTGCGGGTCAGACAAAGGATGCGAAGGATGCTAAGTTTGAACTGGTGAGGTCACTGGTGGGTTCATCGACGGCAGCAGAGATCCTGGGCAGCCAGCATTACATCCGTCTGAAGAGTTATCTCCGGGAGGGACCGTACTACGTCTCAGCCGTGGCCGCAGTCTGCACAGAACGAGCAGAATGA